Proteins from a genomic interval of Methanobacteriaceae archaeon:
- a CDS encoding multidrug transporter — MMILPQIPLYGIALICGLLSFFVTRLTMPRMIRKLEAANIVGKDIHKSWKPIVAEMGGFGILFGFIIGMFSGIYMHDILAFKLVIVLVVILIVGIIGIADDLLALSSKEKFILLFLAGLPLIWAAPPNVGILYLITIPIALSIGSNLTNMLAGLNGIESGLGIISMTSLTIACIILGKYDVTIISMSMLGALIAFLYYNKYPAKIFPGDTGTLIIGAAIVCIAFIGRVKLIAFIVLMPNIIDAALKFYSAGFMNRQQQKPTQLNEDGKLVRPDAGFKSMIRLILRKPIAEKDAVRIIWAIGVVFGIIGILVALIMPGALENQTLVNFLQIKEMFYYI, encoded by the coding sequence ATGATGATTTTACCACAAATTCCTTTATATGGGATAGCTTTAATCTGTGGATTACTATCTTTTTTTGTAACCAGATTAACTATGCCAAGGATGATTAGAAAGCTTGAAGCCGCGAATATTGTTGGGAAAGATATTCACAAATCCTGGAAACCTATTGTTGCGGAAATGGGTGGATTTGGTATTCTTTTCGGGTTTATTATAGGAATGTTTTCTGGAATATATATGCACGATATTCTAGCATTCAAATTAGTTATTGTTTTAGTAGTAATATTGATTGTTGGAATAATCGGTATTGCTGATGATTTACTTGCTCTATCTTCAAAAGAGAAGTTTATTTTACTTTTCCTTGCAGGTCTTCCATTGATTTGGGCAGCACCACCTAATGTGGGAATATTATACTTAATTACAATTCCTATTGCATTATCTATTGGTTCTAATTTAACCAATATGCTTGCTGGTTTAAATGGTATTGAATCAGGTTTAGGTATTATTTCAATGACTTCACTTACCATTGCATGTATTATTCTTGGAAAATACGATGTAACTATCATTTCCATGAGTATGCTTGGTGCATTAATCGCATTTTTATACTACAACAAATATCCTGCTAAGATTTTCCCAGGAGATACTGGTACATTAATTATTGGTGCAGCTATTGTTTGTATTGCGTTTATTGGACGTGTAAAGCTTATTGCATTTATTGTATTGATGCCAAATATCATTGATGCTGCTTTAAAATTCTATTCTGCAGGATTTATGAACCGTCAACAGCAAAAACCAACTCAATTAAACGAAGATGGTAAATTAGTAAGACCAGATGCTGGTTTTAAATCAATGATCAGGTTAATTTTAAGAAAACCTATTGCAGAAAAAGATGCTGTTAGAATAATCTGGGCTATTGGAGTAGTATTTGGAATTATTGGTATTCTTGTAGCATTAATAATGCCTGGTGCACTTGAAAACCAGACTTTAGTTAACTTCTTACAGATTAAAGAGATGTTTTATTATATTTAG
- a CDS encoding 2,5-diamino-6-(ribosylamino)-4(3H)-pyrimidinone 5'-phosphate reductase, translating to MRPYTILNAAMTLDGKIATKTGSSNISGKKDLERVHELRKECDAIMVGIGTVLADDPRLTVHKIDANPEDNPVRIVVDSKCRTPEDARITNFDAKTIIACAREFKEDFEASDKYETFKKRGVKFIYSGSDRVDLKLLMSYLHEEGIDKLMLEGGSTLNFSMIKAGLIDEIRICVAPMVVGGSESKTFFDGEGFDLMDEAVKLELTDSYTLDKDLILTYKVLK from the coding sequence ATGAGACCATACACAATTTTAAATGCTGCTATGACTTTAGATGGTAAAATCGCAACAAAAACCGGAAGTTCTAATATTTCAGGAAAAAAAGATTTAGAAAGAGTTCATGAGCTTAGAAAAGAATGTGACGCAATTATGGTTGGAATTGGAACTGTACTTGCAGATGATCCAAGATTAACTGTTCACAAAATTGATGCAAATCCTGAAGATAATCCTGTTCGTATTGTAGTTGACAGCAAATGCAGAACACCTGAAGATGCTAGAATTACAAATTTTGATGCTAAAACAATTATAGCCTGTGCAAGAGAATTTAAAGAGGATTTTGAAGCATCTGATAAATATGAAACATTTAAAAAAAGAGGTGTTAAGTTTATTTATTCTGGAAGTGACAGGGTTGATTTAAAGCTTTTAATGAGTTATCTTCATGAGGAAGGTATTGATAAGTTAATGCTTGAAGGTGGATCAACTTTAAACTTTTCTATGATAAAAGCAGGTCTTATTGATGAAATAAGAATATGTGTTGCTCCAATGGTTGTTGGAGGCAGTGAATCTAAAACATTTTTTGATGGTGAAGGTTTTGATTTAATGGATGAAGCAGTTAAACTTGAATTAACTGATTCATACACTTTGGATAAGGATTTGATTTTAACTTACAAAGTTTTAAAATAA
- a CDS encoding DUF2115 family protein, protein MKASKLLDIIRKDLKSYPIDYLKNKVTDDRYQDPLTKKLAKYNSNVYDDIYGTVIFDDFEVDDKIIKSINQDIDFYFDKYCGGEDEQQRFTKNITLYLALIAKKPLHPYSEDKKEEVYISNGTYYCKGRMKYIKDKKSLCKYCICKNASFMDLF, encoded by the coding sequence ATGAAAGCATCCAAACTTTTAGATATTATTAGAAAGGATTTGAAAAGTTATCCTATTGATTATTTAAAAAATAAAGTAACTGATGATAGATATCAAGACCCATTAACTAAGAAACTTGCCAAATATAACTCAAATGTATACGATGATATATATGGGACAGTTATATTTGATGATTTTGAAGTGGATGATAAAATAATTAAAAGTATCAATCAAGATATTGACTTTTATTTTGATAAGTATTGTGGAGGTGAAGACGAACAGCAACGATTCACCAAAAACATTACACTCTACCTGGCACTAATAGCTAAAAAACCACTTCACCCATACAGCGAAGACAAAAAAGAAGAAGTATACATTTCAAACGGCACCTATTATTGCAAGGGTCGAATGAAATATATCAAGGATAAAAAATCCCTTTGTAAATATTGTATTTGTAAAAATGCAAGTTTCATGGATTTATTTTAA
- a CDS encoding histidinol phosphate phosphatase domain-containing protein: MNKRIDLHMHSLFSDGELLPSELARRALKLNHEVIAITDHVDWYNVDNIPSIQDAIDDINANWDITVVLGAEVTHAPVESIDGIAKRAKQLGAKIVVVHGETLNEPVTPGTNRAAVESKYVDIIGHPGLITKEEAEIALKNDIYLEISARKGHCLGNGHVANIAREVGNKLLVDTDTHAPGDIITFDKSYEVALGAGLSHDEAMKAIVDNPRELLKSKGIL, from the coding sequence TTGAATAAAAGAATTGATTTACATATGCATAGTTTATTTAGTGACGGGGAATTATTACCTTCAGAACTTGCAAGAAGAGCTTTAAAATTAAATCATGAAGTAATAGCTATTACTGATCATGTTGACTGGTATAATGTTGATAATATTCCTTCAATTCAGGATGCTATTGATGATATTAATGCTAACTGGGATATTACTGTTGTTTTAGGTGCTGAAGTTACCCACGCTCCTGTAGAATCAATTGATGGAATTGCAAAAAGAGCTAAACAGTTAGGTGCAAAAATTGTTGTTGTTCACGGTGAGACATTAAACGAACCTGTTACTCCTGGAACCAACCGTGCTGCTGTTGAGTCAAAATATGTTGATATTATAGGACATCCTGGTTTAATTACCAAAGAAGAAGCAGAAATTGCTTTAAAAAATGATATTTATCTTGAAATTTCAGCTCGTAAAGGACACTGTCTTGGAAACGGTCATGTTGCAAATATTGCACGTGAAGTTGGAAATAAATTACTTGTTGATACAGACACTCACGCACCTGGAGACATTATCACTTTTGATAAATCATATGAAGTTGCATTAGGTGCAGGATTAAGCCATGATGAAGCAATGAAAGCTATTGTTGATAATCCTCGTGAGTTACTTAAAAGTAAAGGGATTTTATGA
- a CDS encoding FprA family A-type flavoprotein, with translation MKAKAFKIADGVYWVGVIHWNSRTFHGYGIPGTSYNAYLVFGEEKTVLIDNVYKGMFEQFDARVKDAFEQEGKEFKIDVFVQNHSEMDHSTFLRETIEKYNPDAEIYASQNCINFLEAQYHNFSDLELTPVATGDELDIGGRTLKFVSAPMLHWPDSMFTFLAEDGILFSNDAFGQHLACSKRYDTDYSLDHIIREAQKYYANLVTLGSPMLRMKLEELTNSGVLEQVKMIAPCHGQIWTNPAPIVEKYSEWGSGVCKDKITVIYDTMHHSTEKLAFQIAEGIMSEGVEVAMYFMQEDGPDDVITDILDSKAIALGAPTMMNKPFPRIGNMMYWLDCVNFKGTGSEKDALIFSSKGWGGGAVAKLQKDLEEAGFNVTDTMDVLFVPDEDVLAEAFEKGAQLARSIKE, from the coding sequence ATGAAAGCAAAAGCATTTAAAATTGCAGATGGAGTATATTGGGTTGGAGTAATCCACTGGAACAGCAGAACTTTCCACGGTTACGGAATTCCTGGAACTTCATACAACGCATATTTAGTATTTGGTGAAGAAAAAACTGTTTTAATCGATAACGTTTACAAAGGAATGTTTGAACAATTCGATGCAAGAGTAAAAGATGCATTCGAACAAGAAGGTAAAGAGTTCAAAATTGATGTTTTCGTACAAAACCACTCAGAAATGGACCACTCAACATTCTTAAGAGAAACTATTGAAAAATACAATCCTGATGCTGAAATATATGCATCACAAAACTGTATTAACTTCTTAGAAGCACAATACCACAACTTCTCTGATTTAGAACTCACTCCTGTTGCAACTGGAGATGAATTAGATATTGGTGGTAGAACCTTAAAATTCGTATCTGCACCAATGCTTCACTGGCCTGACAGCATGTTCACTTTCCTTGCAGAAGACGGAATTTTATTCTCAAACGATGCATTTGGTCAACACCTTGCTTGTTCAAAAAGATATGACACTGATTACTCACTTGACCACATTATAAGAGAAGCACAAAAATACTACGCTAATCTTGTAACTTTAGGTTCCCCAATGCTTAGAATGAAACTTGAGGAATTAACAAACAGCGGTGTTTTAGAACAAGTTAAAATGATTGCACCATGTCACGGTCAAATCTGGACTAACCCAGCACCTATTGTAGAAAAATACTCTGAATGGGGATCAGGTGTATGTAAAGACAAAATCACTGTTATCTACGACACTATGCACCACTCAACCGAAAAACTCGCATTCCAAATTGCAGAAGGTATTATGAGTGAAGGTGTAGAAGTTGCAATGTACTTTATGCAAGAAGACGGTCCTGATGATGTAATTACCGACATTTTAGACTCAAAAGCTATTGCACTTGGTGCACCTACAATGATGAACAAACCGTTCCCAAGAATCGGAAACATGATGTACTGGTTAGATTGTGTTAACTTCAAAGGAACCGGAAGTGAAAAAGATGCTTTAATCTTCTCATCCAAAGGATGGGGTGGAGGAGCAGTAGCTAAACTCCAAAAAGATTTAGAAGAAGCTGGATTTAACGTAACTGACACTATGGACGTATTATTTGTACCTGATGAAGATGTGCTTGCAGAAGCATTCGAAAAAGGTGCACAACTTGCACGTTCCATCAAAGAATAA
- a CDS encoding flavodoxin: MSNLIIYFSRANENYFSGETKIVEKGNTRHIVDIIRKHIDADLFEVIPKTDYPHDYLECTQVAKKELKNKTRPELEKTLTDISSYDVIYICFPIWWGTLPMAMWTQLEKLDFTGKIIKPFVTHEGSKFGKSLKDLKKLCKGAEIKKGFEISGSNIKNATCMVEIWLKE, encoded by the coding sequence ATGTCTAATTTAATTATTTATTTTTCAAGAGCTAATGAAAACTATTTTAGTGGCGAGACTAAAATTGTTGAAAAAGGCAATACCCGCCATATTGTAGACATTATCCGAAAACATATTGATGCTGATTTATTTGAAGTAATTCCAAAAACAGATTATCCTCATGATTATTTGGAATGCACACAGGTTGCTAAAAAAGAGTTAAAAAATAAAACAAGACCAGAACTTGAAAAAACACTTACAGATATTTCTTCTTATGATGTAATCTATATCTGTTTTCCTATCTGGTGGGGAACACTTCCAATGGCAATGTGGACACAACTCGAAAAGTTAGATTTTACTGGCAAAATTATTAAACCATTTGTAACACATGAAGGATCCAAGTTTGGTAAATCTCTTAAAGATTTAAAAAAACTATGTAAAGGTGCAGAAATTAAAAAAGGATTTGAAATTTCAGGATCAAACATTAAAAATGCAACTTGTATGGTTGAAATCTGGTTAAAAGAGTAA
- a CDS encoding winged helix-turn-helix domain-containing protein: MDDETLKKYAYVTISKYRKNTVKSLKDDVKIPTQIAKDTGIRRNHISKVLRELKDCGVVECINEEAKRGRIYRLTKSGEAIVEHLD, translated from the coding sequence GTGGATGATGAAACATTAAAAAAATACGCATACGTAACAATTTCAAAATACAGGAAAAACACAGTAAAATCACTAAAAGATGATGTTAAAATTCCAACACAAATAGCAAAAGACACAGGAATTAGAAGAAACCACATATCCAAAGTATTAAGAGAACTAAAAGACTGTGGTGTTGTTGAATGTATAAATGAAGAAGCAAAAAGAGGAAGAATTTATCGTTTAACAAAATCTGGTGAAGCTATTGTTGAGCATCTTGACTGA
- a CDS encoding Ig-like domain-containing protein, with protein sequence MDKNKLIIIGLIIIIIALLIGIFLSLQPTKEDTKIIIIGNSTMNGGEYIVFKLFDSNNVPIANQTLNATITCNGNTSSYPIITDNNGSYKFTLNDFDGNITINVTFNGNENYSGNNTIKNIFVIKNVAQSSYQSVSSGNDEPEYGTDEYVDKWDQSLRGDGSWAYTHDQPVKKDKHGNEYKRMYDPETHENYWYNMGKRDWIVD encoded by the coding sequence TTGGATAAAAATAAACTCATTATTATCGGATTAATTATCATAATAATTGCATTATTAATAGGTATTTTCCTATCACTACAACCAACAAAAGAAGATACAAAAATAATTATTATTGGTAATTCTACAATGAATGGGGGAGAATATATTGTTTTTAAACTTTTTGACTCCAATAATGTGCCTATTGCCAATCAGACTTTAAATGCAACTATAACTTGTAATGGAAATACCAGTTCTTATCCTATCATTACTGATAATAATGGTAGTTATAAATTCACATTAAATGATTTTGATGGCAATATAACTATTAATGTCACATTTAATGGGAATGAAAACTATTCTGGAAATAATACCATAAAAAATATATTTGTTATAAAAAATGTTGCTCAATCATCTTATCAATCTGTTTCTTCAGGAAATGATGAACCTGAATATGGAACTGATGAATATGTTGATAAATGGGACCAATCATTAAGAGGAGATGGTTCCTGGGCATATACTCATGATCAACCAGTTAAAAAGGACAAACATGGAAATGAATACAAAAGAATGTATGATCCTGAGACTCACGAAAATTACTGGTATAATATGGGAAAAAGAGATTGGATAGTAGATTAA
- a CDS encoding class I SAM-dependent methyltransferase: MNFYDENAQEFFNGTVNADISHNYEKFVELLPENAYILDVGCGSGRETKVFMDLGFNVFAFDGSVEMCKLASKHTGIDVKHMLVQDIDFEDEFDGIWAYASLLHVPSDELESVLLKLKKALKSDGIFCASFKHGEFEGQREGRYYTDLTEEVAAELFEKVGFKVIKTWLSDDVRKERSDLKWTNIIVKKE, translated from the coding sequence ATGAATTTTTATGATGAAAATGCCCAAGAATTTTTTAATGGAACTGTTAATGCAGATATAAGTCACAACTATGAAAAGTTTGTAGAATTACTTCCTGAAAATGCATATATTTTAGATGTTGGATGTGGATCTGGAAGAGAAACAAAGGTTTTTATGGACCTTGGATTTAATGTATTTGCATTTGACGGGTCTGTTGAGATGTGTAAACTTGCAAGTAAACATACTGGTATTGATGTTAAACATATGCTAGTTCAAGATATTGATTTTGAAGATGAATTTGATGGAATATGGGCTTATGCATCACTTTTACATGTTCCAAGTGATGAATTAGAATCAGTATTGTTAAAACTTAAAAAAGCACTTAAAAGTGATGGAATCTTTTGCGCATCATTTAAACATGGTGAATTTGAAGGACAGCGTGAAGGAAGATACTATACTGACTTAACTGAAGAAGTAGCTGCTGAACTATTTGAAAAAGTAGGTTTTAAAGTTATAAAAACATGGCTAAGTGATGATGTTAGAAAAGAACGCAGCGATTTGAAATGGACAAATATTATTGTTAAAAAGGAATAA
- a CDS encoding nucleotide pyrophosphohydrolase, whose translation MEELRSEIIKFQKERDWKQFHTPENLAKSISIEAAELLEHFQWNKEYDVSEVADELADVLNYCILMADALDLDIKEIVLNKMKKNAIKYPVSKSYGTSKKYTEF comes from the coding sequence ATGGAAGAATTAAGATCAGAAATTATTAAATTTCAAAAAGAAAGGGATTGGAAACAGTTTCATACTCCTGAGAATTTAGCAAAATCAATTTCTATTGAAGCTGCAGAACTTTTAGAACATTTTCAATGGAATAAAGAATATGATGTTAGTGAAGTTGCTGATGAACTTGCAGATGTTTTAAATTATTGTATTTTAATGGCTGATGCTCTTGATTTGGATATTAAAGAGATTGTATTAAATAAAATGAAGAAAAATGCCATTAAATATCCTGTAAGTAAATCATATGGTACTTCAAAAAAGTATACTGAGTTTTAA